Within the Medicago truncatula cultivar Jemalong A17 chromosome 4, MtrunA17r5.0-ANR, whole genome shotgun sequence genome, the region AGGTAAAGCTCAATAACTAATATGGTGAACTTGTTTACGAAACACGACTCATGTGGGGGATTTATCACAATAATATGAAATGAATTAACAAACAAGTGGTAATCACttaattttcttatttcttttaatttttgacaaataaatttAGTTGGGGTAGCTATAGTTATATATTCTTCGGGTAGTGTTAGGTATCCGGTGGTATTGATAGGGTGACtgcattttaatatatagtcagttattttaatatataatttgtatTGATTAGGAGCGGTTACAGGCAGTTTATGCCCTTTCTTTGTATATATAAGGCCATTTGGCCACAACAGTAGGGGaattcataattatttaattaggaAACTTATTGGTTTTGGGCAGAGAGAGAGATGTCTCTTCTCTGAGGAGCTTTTGCTTTGGGATTACAGAGGGATAATCTTCGATAATATTTTCTATTCAATCTATAATACTATTTATTCTGTTTCTCTTTAATTCGGGTTCCTATCAATTGGTCCGACCTACCGGATGCGAGAAGGAAACCAGTGTTATCGGAGATGGATGGAATATGGACTTTGAAGTATAAATTATCACAATTTACTGGGGCGGATCCTGCTGGATGGATCACAGGGGCTGAAATGTTCTTTGCAGATAATGAAATTCACTCATGTGATAAGTTGCAGTGGGCTTTCATGAGTATGGAGGATGAAGAAGCGTTGTTGTGGTTTTATTCTTGGTGCCAAGAGAACCCAGATGCTGACTGGAAGTCATTTTCTATGGCTATGATTAGAGAATTTGGAGCACGTATGGAGCACCCAACAGATAAACAAATGGTGCAAAATCATGATCAAGAATCAGAACCAAAACTGTGGAAGATGGCAGAAAAACACGATGAACCAGTATTAGAGAAGATCATCAACGATGGAGAAGGAAGGTACGTCAATGAAATTTCACCTTCGTCGGAAAAGGTTGTTGATGCAGAAATGGAGAACTTTGAAACAAAGAAGAGTCGCAAGGATAATAGAATTGGGGGAAGAGTATTGAATGAGAAAGGACAGATGAAGAAACAAAAGCAAGAAGAAAATCTTACATGACAATTAGAAAAGGAGAGCAAGAGGGTGGGGTCTACCCACAACCACCGCCGGAGCCATTCCCTCTGAATTTGAAAGAAAGGAGTTGCAAATATAAAACTTTGTATGTGGCTTGGTTGTTTGAAGGGGGCTTGTCAGGGTTCCAACAATGGGATCCTGGGGGCAAAAGAATTCAAGTTAGTTTCTTTAACTCAGCCTTGAGGACAAGGCTGTTTTTCTAGCGGTCGGTAATGTTAGGTATCCGGTGGTATTGATAGGGTGACTGCTGATGCAGtcagttattttaatatatagtcagttattttaatatataatttgtatTGATTAGGAGCGGTTACAGGCAGTTTATGCCCTTTCTTTGTATAAATAAGGCCATTTGGCCACAACAGTAGGGGaattcataattatttaattaggaACCTTATTGGTTTTGGGCAGAGAGAGAGATGTCTCTTCTCTGAGGAGCTTTTGCTCTGGGATTAGAGAGGGATAATCTTCTGTAATATTTTCTATTCAACCTATAATACTATTTATTCTGTTTCTCTTTAATTCGGGTTCCTATCAGGTAGCTAAGAGAAAAACATACTAACTCATTCAAATAAAAGGATATCTTTTGGCTACCCCATGGCTGCACATAGCATCGTCCCTGCTCGATGCTAGTGTTTGAATGTTCATTTATCATAAAGCTAACTAAGAAGTAATGTCCTATAAGTTATAACTGAGAAGGGATACTGAGAACTTAACACGGGAAGAAAAACTCTATAATCGGGAATATATGGAAACTTTTATTTCAATGTGTTGGTGATaagtttcaattttcattttgacaCGAAAATATGTTGGATAAGTAAGTAGACAACAAATGTGAAAGTATGATCCTAGAAATTTCAGGGTATTGACTGCCAGAGAATACAGAAACAAAAGCTTATCGTTATGTTCATTATAAGAATTGAACAGCTTAATTGCctccaacaaaaacaaatcatatCTTGAACATGCAACAGTAATTAATGAACACTCACTTTGCATAGTTAATAGCATTGTGGCACAACGCTAGACTCTTGATCATGGCCAAGTCTCGCCCGCGAGGATTAGAATATCGTTGTTGGCATACCCTTTTCAAATCagaattcaaaatcaaaagatgaaATGGAAAAACACATGAAAGTTATTTAGTTTATGATATGTTAAAAGCAAATTACTTGTTGTCAAAGAAATCTCCAAAATCATCAATAACAACTGCTTTGGGCAATGTATCATACAGATGGAAGGCAGCAAAGTACTTCCTAATATCCTCATCATCATTCACATACCTACCTCAAACAAtcaagaaataattaaattttgcatAAGTATACAATCAAggataaaaagaaaacattagtGGTAAATAGTGAAAGATAAAAAGGTTATGTTATATACTTCATCTGTATACGTTGGAAGACATTAGAAGATGGGTCAATACCCTGAAATTCAGAAAACATAACACAATATAAGGCTCTCTTTTAACTTAATTAAATGCTTATAAgaacttatcatataagtgttcATCTATTAAATGTTTTCATGTAAGTTATAACACAAGATTACTTATGCCGGTAGATAAGCTCAAAGTAGTAAAGAAAGATGAGAGTGTGTAGGTACCTGAGAAAGAAAAGGGGGTTTGGAATCTAATCTGTTTTGATTACAGATGAAGACAACATTTGGGTTGGAATGAATTGCAGATGATGCTACATTGAATGCAAATTGGAAGAGAAGTGAAGTCTTTCCACTGTGTACgaacaatatcaatatttattcATAAGATtgatttaacaacaaaaattcaaacaagTAAAATTGTATAGAGAAAGGATATTACGAAGAAGGAGGAccagagagaagaagaagattagagtgattttgaaattgttgaaaTGGGTTTGGGTTTGGGTTTGGGTTGTTGCTTCCCTTCCAGAAGAACAACTCCTCCACCATCGTTTTCCCTCTCAAATTCACCTAATGGTATATGCCAAGAAAAAAGGTACTAGTAGATGTTGCCGCTCTTATTTTTGCCGCTAATCTTTCTCTTCCTATTAACAAACAAATTGGAAGAGATACAAGtgtatcaatatttttatttttactattgtTTCTCAAAATCATTGCTACTATGAAGCAgagacactcctcggattagatGTGTCCTGATGTCAGACATATGTCGTGtttgacaccgacacatatgattacactaattatgtgattttctcaaattatttggAGTGTTAGTGTCCGCCGTACTTCTCAGATCCGACACATCTGTTCGATCAAAGGTGTCGATGCTACATAGTTGATTAGATCGCCATTTCAATTGTGATGACGACATACTATGAGTTTCTAATTACAATGAGAATCATCCGTTTTTAGACTTGGCTGTGGCGAAAATGATAATGATCATGGTAATAAGATCATAGCTATATTTaactatatttaaaatttgagtcaaaaaaatcctaataattttaaaagatttattaCTACCATTTATCCCTCAAGTTGAACGCGTACTTTCACAAATTGTATTAAGACAATCAACTCTAATAGGTCCTGCAAATCAAGTATCGGGTTCACGCTCATTTAAAGTTTCATTGTAATGCTCTCTGTGACAAAGCTTCCGAGCAATTTATGTATTCAACTTGCAGCTCGTACGAGTTTAAGATTTCTCTAAGAAAATCTGAAAAAGTTGATGAATCCTTTGCCTTTTGGGTGATTATCAAGTTTGGTCTTTGAGCAATAATCATTTCCATCATCTTGTGTCATAGCAGAGAGGGGAGCGGATCATTTGGCGTAATTAACGACACTATTAAGAGGGAAGGTGGTTTGATGGTCAAATGTTGATGACCATCAAACTATCAAACTCaattatatatcaaaataagaaaatgaggTCATATCCCACAAAGATGGAGAATGGAAACTATTAAAGAACAAAAAGTACAGAACACATAAAACCTTATTTAACATCCCTTATCTCTCAAATGTTCCATTGAAAAGATAATGACAATCAGCAATCAGTTTGTCCATATTTCAGTTTGCAAAGCTGAACCTCATATGAACAGTTGATAGAATACAATTGAAAATTAATCATAATACAAGAAAAAAGATTTACTGAAATAAATAAGTGAACTTGGCAACATAACTATTTCTTTCCACTGGACTCCGAAGTTAATTCCTGGAGATTCAGCAAGAGATCCTCGGAATTCAAGAAAACCTTGTTGGCAGAATTTGCAATCAGGACAGCGATTTCCCTAGCAGCTTCAATTTTCCTTAAGTCTATAAATGCAGGGTTGTTGGCAATAGCTTGACCAATCAATTGAGCACTTGTGGCTTCTCCCTgtatgtcaaaaataaaaaccattaAGTAATGAGAAGTTGAAAAAGTAACTACTATGTATTGGGTTTTGAGAAAAAAAGTTCAATAGGGGTCATGTTGAAGGAAATTTAGTTTCCTTTCTTGACAACTTATCCATGCATCACCAGTCGTCAAATAGGTTCATTCAAGAGGAAAAAGTGGAGAGGAAGGGAGCAGGGAATAGAAGAACATTCAAAACTTCTGTGTTGAAGACGTGTGAAGCTAGTTACAAATAACAGTCCTGATTATCCAGAGTTTATATCACTCAAACAAGACAACCAGCAAATACCATTGCAGCGATCTTTTCATTTTctagttaattttattttgtatgattTGGTagcaatttttatattttttaaacaaatcacGGCAGCAATCTTTAGAAAGATTATGAACCATCTTATATGTAGGAATCAGGCAAGTATTTTACCTGTGCTCTAATAATAGCACTTCTTTTGTCTTGTTCAGCTTTTTCTACAACAAACTTTGCTCTCTCAGCTTCTTGAGCAGCAACCTGCTTGGCTTCAATTGCAGCTGTGAATTCCCTCCCAAAAGTCAAACTTGTGATGGACACATCATCCAGTGCGATGTTGAATTGGGAGGCCCTTTCGGTCAATATCTTCCTTATTTCTCGACTAACAGCCTATAAATTTGGATCATTTTAGGAATATCAGTCACGCCTGTATGGTTGTGATTCGTTTTCACTATAAAGTGAATAGAGAATTTATTTCATTCTAAATAATGCAAATTCCAACTGATATGTTAAGAGACATAGACCCAGTTAATCAAGTACTAGTTGTTTAGAAGATAGGAGAGAATCTAGTAAATAGCTACCTCTCTCTGAGTAATGAGCTGACTGGCATTGTACTGTGCAACCACAGATTTGAGAGTTTCATGTATAATAGAAGGCAGGACCCTTTCATTATAATTCTCACCCAAAGTTCGATAGACCGTTGGTAATTGGTCTGGCACGGGACGAGTAAGAACTCTAAGTCCAATTTTCACCTGGCAAAATAAAAGATCCATAATAGGTTACATGGAAATGAAACTATGATACAGATTATGCTCGAGTATTGTGCCTAAGAAAAATGTGGAGATAAAAGAACCGTCTATACGGTAATAGAGTTAGAATGGACAACACATGCAATTGCTGAAtcagttttgacatttttaacaTAAATCTAGAATTTCATGGTTTGTAATAGTTCAAATATAAGGGAGCTGAGCAAAATGCACAACGTTGGAAGGATAATGGGTGAAATGTATGAATTATGAATAACGTGATACAATTGATAATTGGTGGTTCAGTTCAGGCCCAGATTAAGAGAtattccctccgtttcaaaatgagtgtcgttttagcaaaaaaaaattgtttcaaaatgaatggcATTCTCACTTTTCAATTTACTATTAATTAACTTTTTCCAACAGTACCCCCTAATTATTACTATGTACACTTCCGAAGCATCATATTCTACTTTAATTTAAGGTGCGTTTGttttagctttaaaaaaaaaaaaaaattgtgttagaaaaacctaagattttttttttagaaattttgagaaaaaatctGAAGCTATccaaaaaaatttacttttttaaaaaagtgatttttaacTAGTTCATATCTTACCTCCTTATGTTTGAGAAAAGCTAATcctaatagcttttcattttagagtcaaaatagatttttttgataaattgatttttctgaaaatcctaaacaaacacttaaaaatgacaaaagtgaatagattttttcctaaaaaaatctaaaacagaCGGGGCCTTATTATGACGGGAAATGCATCAATGGTAACAAGGCTATTTTAGTAAAAATGTAATGTCCTTAGACAACatcattgcatttcttaatatgtgtctAGAAACCTTAAAGGACACTCATTTccaaacggagggagtatatgaaaTAAGAAGATATCAAATTTGTTATGAGTAATATGATGCATAAGCCCACAAGGTCAGCAGCACACATAGAAGGCGTGATTTATATGGAATAGCACTGTGCTACTAGAATTATGCAACGTTAAAATGACTTCAACGGACTAAACTCTGAAGGGGAGGAAAAAAACCTAACATATTTTTTCTGGTAGGCATGAAAGGGTTAGGTAGGGGAAGGTAAATCCAACTTCAAACCAAAAGACAAGTTGCTATTATCCTATAATCAAGTGTACTACAATACATGGTCAAATCTTATGAACACAGAACAAGAAAAAATAGCAagacaaacaaaagaaattaccATTTGGAGATCACGGCTTCCTGAAGTGCTCTCCACTAAATGAGGTCGTGCACGAACATCATAGATCACAGGCCTCTCAAACCACGGGATCATAATATGTGTTCCTTCAGGATAGACCTGCATATAAAATAGATGTGCTCTATTGAATCACTGATATACGACAATAAGGTTACTGATCAACATAAGTCCAGCAATACAGATATGCAGGTCTTTAGAGAATATAGATTGAGGCATAAGTATCTTTAATTCATGCTTAATAGCAAAGGATTGTTAGTGAATCGTAACCCTAAGGACAGAGTGATATAAAAGGGGCAATATTCAAAAATCGATTAAGCTCCACTTAGAAGAGTTTTCTTGTTTGCATAATATGAATGACATGAAATCATATTAGTCAACTATGAGGCGAATCTATTTCATGCTAGACTGACTAGTATACAACATGCAGTGTTTTTTATGGCAGAAAGCCAAAAATCCGTCATTCTAAACCGCGATAAAATGTCATGGCGCCATCATTCTCACAAAAAAATCAGCCACCATAATTTCCCATGGCCGATATTTGACAACCCTGACGACATGAAAGcctaaacaaagaataaaatcaGTCACAACAGATTTGGTGCATTACAGGGTCTTCTTCATACTTGACCCATATTCTACCATCTCTACCGTGGGGCTTCTCCATGACATTCACGTAAGACATAACAATTGTATTTCTACTAATCATTTTATCTATCATTACATTCACATATCTTGAACACCAACTTATAAGTTAATTTGGAGCAACTCTCAccaccaacattttttttaacaaactctcACCACCAACATTTCTTAAAACACTACTGGTGTTTCTGGAAGTGTACTTCCAAACGGCACAAAATTCACGTTTTCCTG harbors:
- the LOC11437764 gene encoding uncharacterized protein, whose product is MVEELFFWKGSNNPNPNPNPFQQFQNHSNLLLLSGPPSSGKTSLLFQFAFNVASSAIHSNPNVVFICNQNRLDSKPPFLSQGIDPSSNVFQRIQMKYVNDDEDIRKYFAAFHLYDTLPKAVVIDDFGDFFDNKVCQQRYSNPRGRDLAMIKSLALCHNAINYANQKGSCKLLLSDTHTHQGDSPRFHFIYKKWIHTTFTIKEGDISGSFILKGRSYSRTDDTGTRSIKAAKYSIALQYLVFDGLINDQVEYKSTSSTSRTD
- the LOC11444983 gene encoding prohibitin-1, mitochondrial; this encodes MNFNNMKIPKVPGGGGISALLKVSILGGLAVYGATNTLYNVEGGHRAIVFNRIVGVKDKVYPEGTHIMIPWFERPVIYDVRARPHLVESTSGSRDLQMVKIGLRVLTRPVPDQLPTVYRTLGENYNERVLPSIIHETLKSVVAQYNASQLITQREAVSREIRKILTERASQFNIALDDVSITSLTFGREFTAAIEAKQVAAQEAERAKFVVEKAEQDKRSAIIRAQGEATSAQLIGQAIANNPAFIDLRKIEAAREIAVLIANSANKVFLNSEDLLLNLQELTSESSGKK